Proteins encoded within one genomic window of Rhinoderma darwinii isolate aRhiDar2 chromosome 5, aRhiDar2.hap1, whole genome shotgun sequence:
- the ANKRD12 gene encoding ankyrin repeat domain-containing protein 12 isoform X5 — MPKTLTTKVIPSENSDSDCNIMVEKPSGRKNKEKIASYARTPKLDRSEGGKDMKEKSSMKRKLPFTISPPREEERESDTDSEAGHTSENWGERLTPPYSTYTDNPIPMQMSAGLQLAEYLTDEKEGPEKKKHKKEPGSKKSTPVNILFGYPLSERKQMALLMQMTARDNSPDSTPNHPSQATPTQKKTPTSSTRQKDKVNKRNERGETPLHMAAIRGDISQVKELIRLGANVNVKDFAGWTPLHEACNLGYYDVAKLLIAAGADVNTQGLDDDTPLHDAASSGHRDIVKLLLRHGGNAFQANKHGARPIDVAETEELEQLLKREVPLSDDDDSYTDSEEPHFTNLSSVDENLDSEGDKESLVSEAKHVPVKGTPCTPGLDEYEFKEEEDEDDDEDEDDDVEDDDDDDDEEDYDDTEIGKMLADKHMLRIDMKKENTEGSENVYVKKEKMDFPKLYKNRKPKSSRLLFTSSDSSDDDLLPGKLGLISESLNSEDRFKKEFSVLQEQKEKGKVKRKLKNQSKNKENKEIKQEKDKKENVKVVNLVMSSALDSLDKSRDEDVFRKSLCIKDEGSLQLLQITPGKSPKHSYAFIDQQSTPLKQDNTKICVSPPGGSESSLQPELFHYDQSPDSECALESSSTTFSKYKEKSKHLKDFFTEYGERPLTKFKEDEKSPSYEAPECIAKKADKEGKVLKRHKVKHKEREKDKLKKEPDTEKEKSKPKDNKNAQRNIEFDREFWKENFFKSDENDDEFLSLESRNAPVEKKAKLEKAQENHDSKENSKDDPEEILKKEKDGSILFLEKEADVFSSIVLSKDDSSNLEKEADAEKKVREKPDKRLALKEKEALKEKDIDKLDKKSTDKEKKTKLDHKSDREKAEVHESSEKCKIHLQSLQKENDKTKNSSSREKSKDKIEKKGDRIEKDKHIGEQKAFPDKKIKQNDKDLETSKLDKGKRREREYKKKEKSKEGEYTAGTSGKYSQEDRKQSNNENSKILHVVKEKNKDEQQKIVDYKERDRKDKEKDIDRYKERDKHKDKTQANILKIKPKEVEPEKCKPKLQMLKDSRPKEKRLVNDDLMQTSFERMLSLKDLEIEQWHKKHKEKIKQKEKERLRHRNSAELGKVKEKQRHSQTPSKSKELMRSKSSEISEVCTKEKLLKDATSCRSQSVDGKNLMPTGKTLLILENNNLARSPRSESERTGLSSRSISMISVASSEDSCHATVTTPRPTIEYDSDFTLEGSDSQMSFSQSPFLPSAKSPAIHDRELDSLSELPDRVKPAVTNRLLPNYLRSVSVEDTKLAIGECRPVVEVRRCSMPAAFVEQTKQPSTVLESTLVETSSAAPSMPNSCVSPKPEIFSSSERDFPVTFSNCNLSSRKSLPFSKPTVDLNSLKPEIQLSSEGTLVQIAAERPSCHIGTPSTLPEAESAKLVCSEHESPNITEVDKQVSQDPHPPRQENVKTGTHEVCISPSSTPCPSVTNPPALETGSTPKSTQLSNLKEVPHGVKEEQNASSANSKCVKEHDMLEADPKLSQVENTTVSPGPSLEIAHPIEKIKMILSDCAVDTLLNKDEVLEDAQSDAAVEENILTDQADLQCISKEGKPVSENVAPSVADHKSDFDFEKTFQTEIPKDSSPFSANQSTSLALKKPDQVQCASENNTLSVQEEIQKFSQSIKMEVEESSELQTDPQEIPQRITRNRANMLANQNKQMQTSYSNTSEKDTVDSSISLRGRIRLSEDDEVQVHHPRKRKMPRVPQPGLVNPTIQQAKEKTQQSLAAVVDSLKLDDIQPYQSERANPYFEYLHIRKKVEERRKMLCSVIPQAPQYYDEYVTFNGSYLLDGNPFSKLCIPTITPPPSLSEPLKELFRQQEVVRMKLRLQHSIEREKLIVSNEQEVLRVHYRAARTLANQSLPFSACTVLLDAEVYNVPQESQITTGQFYGGVRDVDERRKVKTEDGKASVRDRFNARQFMSWLHDVDDKFDKLKIPGYAFATCS; from the exons AGAAAGAAGGACCggagaaaaaaaagcataaaaaagagCCTGGAAGCAAGAAATCTACTCCTGTCAATATACTCTTTGGTTACCCCTTATCTGAGCGTAAACAGATGGCGCTCCTCATGCAGATGACTGCCAGAGACAACAGCCCAG ATTCTACACCAAATCACCCTTCTCAAGCAAcaccaactcagaaaaaaactccAACATCTTCCACAAGACAAAAGGACAAAGTTAATAAAAGAAATGAGCGCGGAGAAACTCCATTGCACATGGCAGCTATACGAGGAGACATAAGTCAAGTGAAGGAGCTTATTCGTCTAGGTGCAAATGTCAATGTCAAAGACTTTGCAG GTTGGACACCTCTACATGAAGCTTGTAATCTGGGATATTATGATGTTGCAAAGCTCTTGATCGCAGCCGGAGCTGATGTAAATACCCAAGGACTGGATGACGATACGCCTCTTCATGACGCAGCGAGCAGCGGGCACAGAGAC attgtaaagctacttctccgtcATGGTGGAAATGCATTTCAGGCCAACAAACATGGTGCTCGACCAATTGATGTGGCTGAGACAGAAGAACTGGAACAGCTACTGAAGCGAGAAGTGCCGCtttctgatgatgatgatagttatACGG aCTCTGAAGAGCCACACTTCACCAACTTGTCCAGTGTGGATGAGAACTTGGACTCAGAGGGTGACAAGGAGTCTCTTGTTAGCGAAGCCAAACATGTCCCTGTTAAAGGGACTCCTTGTACCCCAGGTCTTGATGAATATGAATttaaggaggaggaggatgaagatgatgatgaggatgaagatgatgatgttgaggatgatgatgatgatgacgatgaagAGGACTATGATGATACAGAAATTGGTAAAATGTTGGCAGACAAGCATATGCTTAGAATTGACATGAAAAAGGAGAATACAGAAGGCAGTGAAAATGTTTATGTAAAGAAAGAGAAGATGGACTTTCCAAAACTGTATAAAAATCGAAAACCAAAATCTTCTCGGCTGCTTTTCACAAGCTCTGATAGTTCAGATGATGATTTGTTGCCGGGGAAATTGGGCCTGATATCAGAAAGTCTAAATTCTGAGGACCGATTTAAGAAAGAGTTTAGTGTTTTACAGGAACAGAAGGAGAAGGGTAAAGTTAAGAGGAAACTGAAGAATCAAAGCAAGAACAAGGAAAACAAGGAAATAAAACAGGAAAaagataaaaaagaaaatgtgaaaGTTGTAAATTTAGTAATGAGCTCTGCCTTAGATTCGTTAGACAAATCCAGAGATGAGGATGTATTTAGGAAGTCTTTGTGTATCAAGGATGAAGGGTCATTACAGTTATTACAGATCACTCCTGGCAAGTCCCCTAAACATTCATATGCGTTTATCGATCAGCAGTCAACACCTCTAAAACAAGATAACACTAAAATATGTGTTTCACCTCCCGGTGGATCAGAATCCTCATTACAACCAGAGTTATTTCATTATGATCAGAGCCCTGACTCAGAATGTGCACTGGAAAGTTCAAGCACCACATTTTCCAAGTACAAGGAAAAAAGTAAGCATCTGAaagatttttttacagagtatggAGAGAGGCCTCTTACTAAGTTCAAAGAAGATGAAAAGAGCCCTTCATATGAAGCACCAGAATGTATTGCAAAAAAGGCAGACAAGGAAGGCAAAGTACTAAAAAGGCACaaggtaaaacataaagaaagggAAAAGGACAAACTTAAAAAAGAACCAGATACAGAGAAGGAGAAAAGCAAACCTAAAGATAATAAAAACGCACAACGAAATATTGAATTTGACAGAGAATTTTGGaaagagaatttttttaaaagtgatgaAAATGATGATGAATTTTTGAGCTTGGAATCCAGAAACGCCCCAGTGGAGAAAAAAGCCAAACTTGAAAAAGCACAAGAGAATCATGACAGCAAAGAAAACTCTAAGGATGATCCAGAGGAaattttaaaaaaggaaaaagatgGTAGTATACTTTTCCTCGAGAAAGAAGCCGATGTCTTTTCATCAATTGTTCTTAGCAAGGATGACTCTTCAAACTTGGAAAAAGAAGcagatgcagaaaaaaaagtcagAGAAAAACCTGATAAAAGGTTGGCATTAAAAGAAAAGGAGGCATTAAAAGAAAAGGACATCGATAAACTGGATAAAAAAAGTACagacaaggagaaaaaaacaaaactagatCACAAATCTGATAGAGAGAAAGCTGAAGTACATGAAAGCTCTGAGAAATGTAAAATCCATTTACAGTCTTTACAAAAAGAAAATGACAAAACTAAAAACTCTTCCAGTAGAGAGAAGTCAAAAGATAAAATTGAGAAAAAGGGTGATCGAATTGAAAAGGATAAGCATATTGGTGAGCAGAAAGCTTTTCCAGATAAAAAGATCAAGCAAAATGATAAAGATCTGGAAACGAGCAAATTGGACAAAGGGAAACGTAGGGAGCGTGaatacaaaaagaaggaaaaatctAAGGAAGGAGAATATACTGCTGGTACTAGTGGGAAGTACAGTCAAGAGGACCGAAAGCAGAGTAACAATGAAAATAGCAAAATCCTGCATGTAGTAAAGGAAAAGAACAAAGATGAGCAACAAAAAATTGTAGATTACAAAGAACGAGACCGGAAAGATAAAGAAAAGGACATTGATCGATACAAAGAAAGAGACAAACATAAAGACAAAACGCAAGCAAATATTTTGAAAATCAAACCAAAGGAGGTGGAACCTGAAAAATGTAAACCAAAATTACAGATGCTGAAAGATTCTCGGCCTAAAGAAAAACGGCTGGTTAATGATGACCTTATGCAAACTAGTTTTGAACGAATGCTAAGTCTCAAAGATCTAGAAATTGAACAATGGCACAAAAAGCATAaagagaaaataaaacaaaaggaAAAGGAGAGGCTTAGACATCGGAACAGTGCAGAACTTGGTAAAGTAAAGGAAAAGCAGAGACATTCACAAACTCCTTCTAAAAGCAAAGAGCTTATGCGATCCAAAAGTTCCGAAATATCAGAGGTCTGTACAAAAGAGAAGTTATTAAAGGATGCTACAAGCTGCCGATCACAATCGGTAGATGGGAAGAATCTGATGCCTACTGGAAAGACTCTCCTCATTTTAGAGAACAATAACCTCGCTAGATCTCCTAGATCAGAGAGTGAAAGAACTGGACTGAGCTCCCGATCAATATCTATGATTTCAGTTGCAAGTTCTGAGGACTCTTGTCATGCTACAGTGACTACTCCAAGACCTACAATTGAATATGATTCAGACTTTACACTTGAAGGTTCAGACTCTCAAATGTCATTCTCTCAATCACCGTTTTTGCCGAGTGCAAAGTCACCGGCTATTCATGACCGAGAACTAGACAGCCTTTCTGAGTTACCCGATCGTGTTAAACCAGCCGTGACAAATCGACTTCTCCCAAATTATCTCAGGTCAGTCTCCGTTGAAGATACTAAGCTGGCAATTGGTGAATGTAGGCCAGTTGTAGAAGTAAGACGATGCAGCATGCCTGctgcttttgtagaacaaacaaaGCAGCCTTCAACAGTATTGGAAAGTACTTTAGTGGAAACGTCATCAGCAGCCCCatcaatgccaaatagctgcgtgTCTCCTAAGCCAGAAATATTTTCCTCATCCGAGAGAGACTTTCCCGTTACTTTTTCGAATTGCAATCTTAGTAGTAGAAAGTCTTTACCTTTTAGCAAGCCTACTGTAGACTTGAATTCTTTAAAGCCAGAAATACAATTAAGTTCTGAAGGAACGCTTGTTCAAATCGCAGCAGAAAGACCAAGCTGTCATATAGGAACGCCATCGACTTTGCCAGAGGCTGAATCTGCTAAATTGGTTTGTTCTGAGCACGAGTCTCCCAACATTACGGAGGTTGATAAACAAGTATCACAAGATCCTCACCCTCCTAGgcaagaaaatgtaaaaacagGTACACATGAAGTTTGTATATCGCCTTCATCGACACCTTGCCCTAGTGTTACAAATCCTCCAGCTTTAGAAACCGGGAGTACACCAAAGTCTACACAACTCAGCAATCTTAAAGAAGTACCGCACGGCGTAAAAGAAGAGCAAAATGCATCAAGTGCCAATTCAAAATGTGTCAAAGAACATGATATGTTAGAGGCTGATCCAAAGCTTTCTCAAGTGGAGAACACTACTGTGTCACCTGGTCCGTCTTTAGAAATTGCTCATCCAATCGAAAAGATAAAAATGATACTCTCAGACTGTGCTGTTGATACATTACTGAACAAAGATGAAGTACTGGAGGACGCTCAAAGTgatgctgcggttgaagaaaaTATTTTGACAGATCAAGCAGATTTACAGTGTATCAGTAAAGAAGGCAAGCCCGTTTCAGAAAATGTGGCACCTTCAGTAGCTGATCATAAAAGTGATTTTGATTTTGAAAAAACATTTCAAACCGAAATCCCTAAAGATAGTTCACCTTTTTCAGCCAACCAGTCAACCAGTCTGGCACTGAAAAAGCCTGACCAAGTACAATGTGCATCCGAAAATAATACTCTCTCTGTTCAAGAAGAGATTCAGAAATTTAGTCAGTCTATCAAAATGGAAGTGGAAGAAAGTTCTGAACTTCAAACAGACCCACAAGAAATTCCACAGAGGATTACAAGAAACAGGGCCAATATGTTAGCCAATCAGAACAAACAAATGCAGACGTCCTATTCAAACACTTCCGAAAAGGATACAGTTGACTCTTCCATATCACTAAGAGGGAGGATTCGTTTATCTGAGGATGATGAGGTACAAGTTCATCATCCACGGAAACGGAAGATGCCTCGTGTGCCTCAACCGGGTCTTGTCAATCCTACAATCCAACAAGCTAAAGAGAAGACACAGCAGTCCCTAGCAGCAGTTGTAGATTCTTTGAAGCTCGATGACATTCAACCATATCAGTCTGAGAGGGCAAATCCATACTTTGAGTATCTCCATATAAGAAAGAAGGTAGAGGAAAGGCGCAAGATGTTGTGTAGTGTTATCCCTCAGGCACCACAGTACTATGATGAGTACGTGACGTTTAATGGCTCATATCTGCTAGATGGGAACCCCTTCAGCAAGCTCTGCATACCAACG attacaCCTCCTCCATCCCTGTCTGAACCACTGAAAGAGCTTTTCCGTCAGCAAGAGGTGGTACGAATGAAGCTGCGTCTACAGCACAGCATTGAAAGA GAGAAACTTATCGTTTCTAACGAGCAAGAAGTTTTGCGCGTACACTACCGAGCGGCAAGGACATTGGCCAATCAATCCCTGCCGTTCAGCGCCTGTACCGTATTGCTGGATGCCGAGGTGTATAATGTCCCACAGGAGTCCCAG ATAACCACAGGACAGTTTTACGGTGGCGTCCGTGATGTGGATGAAAGAAGAAAAGTAAAG aCAGAAGATGGTAAAGCATCCGTACGGGACAGATTCAATGCAAGGCAGTTTATGTCTTGGCTACATGATGTTGATGATAAATTTGATAAGTTAAAG ATCCCCGGATATGCATTTGCAACCTGCTCCTGA